A genomic stretch from uncultured Pseudodesulfovibrio sp. includes:
- a CDS encoding iron ABC transporter permease — MKKQTAPGEVGPWVILSWTVAAFAAYWLLPWVALDYGLTDSTMEELIDALGWKYSDITLLVPAFLALIVPFARIRLPGKTHGTFFTTIAAIGIFGILYGFISTNTPLGLGACVVIMCLAALGAIGIAELGFQRGDTFVAGAVIFVIFMVAAFIFFPVWEVFNRLIFDKTGAFAPFQFFHIITSFGVGRVITNTLVLAFTVGAATTLFGLIFALYAVRATTRLRYLIRVFYILPIITPPFVVGMSLILLFGRAGMVNDGLMMLFGPHGFFTPEGGVALFERSGYIYGFLGIFLAQTLSLTPVSYMVISGMLSSINPAMEEASLTMRADRWKTLWNVTFPLLRPAIANAFLLGMISSAADFGNPLVLGGEYDVLSTEIYFSIAGAQLDFAKAAALGLILLILSLTVFLIQKKWVGQKSYVTVTGVETAGNVTPLPKGLQKFMTGFIAAWLGLVGILYVSIFLGGFVKQWGADYTLTLKHHTELWLNGLSSGAWPSFFHSISFSMVAAPLTTLAGILIAYILTRKKFHGRGVIDFGTVLIFAIPGTVTGVAYILAFNTPPIELTGTAAILIITMAIRAMPVGIRGGMSALSQISTNLEEASLLQRAGSFKTIKSVLLPLLKSTIVSSMAYSFIRAMTTVSAVIFLATAGTDVATTYILSRVESGDTGVAVAYGSVLIFTMLIFTLLVQALTGRSKTDRQVKTTRG, encoded by the coding sequence ATGAAAAAACAAACCGCTCCCGGAGAGGTTGGCCCCTGGGTCATCCTCTCCTGGACGGTTGCCGCATTCGCCGCATATTGGCTATTGCCTTGGGTGGCCCTCGACTACGGGCTGACCGACTCTACCATGGAAGAGTTGATCGACGCCCTTGGATGGAAGTACAGTGACATAACACTCTTGGTCCCGGCCTTCCTCGCCTTGATCGTCCCCTTTGCCCGGATTCGACTTCCCGGCAAAACACACGGAACCTTTTTCACGACTATTGCCGCCATCGGCATTTTCGGAATACTCTACGGATTCATTTCAACCAATACGCCGCTGGGTCTCGGGGCGTGTGTGGTCATCATGTGCCTAGCCGCACTCGGGGCCATCGGCATCGCGGAGCTCGGCTTCCAGCGTGGCGACACTTTTGTGGCCGGTGCCGTAATTTTCGTTATCTTCATGGTGGCAGCGTTCATTTTTTTCCCGGTATGGGAAGTGTTTAATCGACTGATCTTTGACAAGACCGGCGCATTTGCTCCCTTTCAGTTCTTCCATATCATCACGTCATTCGGTGTCGGCAGAGTTATCACCAACACGCTTGTGCTCGCCTTTACTGTCGGAGCAGCCACCACGCTTTTCGGCCTGATATTCGCGCTGTACGCTGTCCGGGCCACCACCCGGCTGCGCTACCTGATCCGGGTCTTCTATATCCTGCCGATCATCACTCCGCCCTTTGTGGTGGGCATGTCGCTCATCCTGCTGTTCGGGCGCGCAGGCATGGTCAACGACGGACTGATGATGCTCTTTGGACCACATGGATTCTTCACGCCTGAGGGAGGCGTGGCACTCTTTGAACGATCCGGTTACATCTACGGTTTCCTCGGCATCTTTCTGGCACAGACACTCTCCCTGACGCCGGTAAGTTACATGGTGATTTCGGGTATGCTTTCCTCTATCAACCCCGCCATGGAAGAAGCGTCCCTGACCATGCGCGCCGATCGCTGGAAAACCCTGTGGAACGTCACATTCCCACTACTACGGCCAGCTATTGCAAACGCCTTCCTGCTCGGCATGATTTCGTCAGCGGCCGACTTCGGCAACCCGCTGGTTCTAGGCGGCGAATATGATGTCTTATCTACCGAAATCTATTTTTCCATCGCCGGTGCACAGTTAGACTTTGCCAAAGCGGCAGCACTGGGGCTTATCCTGCTGATTCTATCCTTAACGGTCTTTCTCATTCAAAAGAAATGGGTGGGACAGAAGTCCTATGTCACTGTTACCGGAGTTGAAACCGCCGGCAATGTCACCCCGCTCCCCAAAGGATTGCAAAAATTCATGACGGGTTTCATTGCAGCATGGCTGGGACTGGTAGGTATTCTATACGTATCCATTTTCCTCGGCGGCTTTGTGAAACAATGGGGCGCGGACTACACCCTGACGTTGAAGCACCACACAGAACTCTGGCTGAACGGCTTATCGTCAGGAGCGTGGCCTTCGTTCTTCCACTCCATCTCGTTTTCCATGGTGGCCGCCCCGCTGACCACGTTGGCGGGCATTCTGATCGCATACATCCTGACACGTAAAAAATTCCATGGTCGGGGCGTCATTGATTTCGGCACAGTGCTGATTTTCGCAATACCCGGCACAGTCACCGGCGTGGCCTACATTCTGGCTTTCAACACACCGCCCATCGAATTGACCGGGACAGCAGCCATTTTGATAATCACCATGGCCATCCGAGCCATGCCTGTGGGTATTCGTGGCGGCATGTCCGCACTCAGCCAGATATCAACGAATCTGGAAGAAGCGTCGCTTCTGCAACGTGCAGGCAGTTTCAAGACGATCAAATCAGTCCTGCTGCCGCTCCTCAAATCGACTATTGTTTCTTCCATGGCCTACAGTTTCATCAGGGCCATGACCACGGTTTCCGCAGTCATTTTCCTGGCCACCGCAGGCACGGACGTCGCTACCACCTACATTCTTTCACGAGTGGAAAGCGGCGATACCGGCGTTGCCGTGGCCTATGGCTCGGTTCTCATCTTTACAATGCTTATATTCACTCTGCTGGTCCAGGCCCTGACCGGGCGCTCCAAGACCGACCGACAGGTGAAGACAACACGAGGCTGA
- a CDS encoding ABC transporter ATP-binding protein: MSSTSIKVVLKNVSKHFGKVRAVDDIDIELAPGTLTTLLGPSGCGKTTLLRLVSGLEEATSGEIWFGDEKVTHLSATRRDVGMVFQSYALFPHMTVEQNVGYGLGVLKTPLDETRQRVKDVLQMVDMDGYQNRYPNELSGGQQQRVAVARAMVLRPKVLLFDEPLSNIDSKLRRSMRDDIRRLQQASGITSIYVTHDQAEALAVSDEIIVMKSGAIEQQGSPKSLYHKPKTAFVANFIGESNVVNGMLSSKNGNKIVSYGDAVIELPVTEQTDHPDGPVNLSLRPEVIEIVPESETSPQALSGVIRQSAYMGPIIEYTIETNAGSLFTRAPAYAGIFEIGDKVKVLVRPDEIIIIPENGDSENMA; this comes from the coding sequence ATGAGTAGTACCTCCATAAAAGTCGTCCTGAAGAATGTTTCCAAACACTTCGGAAAAGTACGTGCTGTGGACGACATAGACATCGAATTAGCCCCCGGCACCCTGACAACCCTGCTCGGTCCGTCCGGGTGCGGTAAAACAACATTGCTTCGCCTTGTTTCCGGACTGGAAGAAGCCACATCCGGCGAAATATGGTTCGGTGATGAGAAAGTCACCCATCTTTCGGCGACCCGTCGGGACGTAGGTATGGTCTTCCAGTCATACGCCCTGTTCCCGCACATGACCGTCGAGCAAAACGTAGGCTACGGCCTCGGAGTGCTCAAGACACCGCTGGACGAAACACGGCAACGGGTCAAAGACGTGTTGCAGATGGTGGATATGGATGGCTATCAAAACCGCTATCCCAATGAACTGTCAGGAGGCCAGCAGCAACGGGTTGCCGTGGCCAGGGCCATGGTGCTCAGGCCCAAGGTTTTGCTGTTCGACGAACCACTATCCAATATCGACTCTAAATTGCGCCGTTCAATGCGTGACGATATCCGTAGGCTCCAGCAAGCATCCGGCATCACATCCATCTACGTCACCCACGATCAGGCCGAAGCTCTGGCCGTATCCGACGAGATTATCGTCATGAAGAGCGGGGCCATAGAGCAGCAAGGCTCACCAAAATCTCTGTATCACAAACCCAAAACCGCTTTTGTCGCCAATTTTATCGGTGAATCGAATGTGGTCAACGGGATGCTGTCCAGCAAGAACGGCAACAAAATTGTCAGCTACGGGGATGCGGTCATCGAACTGCCTGTCACTGAACAGACAGATCATCCGGATGGGCCGGTCAACCTGTCGTTGCGACCTGAGGTCATCGAGATTGTCCCTGAATCTGAAACCTCTCCACAGGCCTTATCCGGCGTCATCAGGCAGAGCGCTTATATGGGACCGATCATCGAATATACCATCGAGACCAATGCAGGCTCACTGTTTACCCGCGCCCCGGCCTATGCGGGTATCTTCGAAATAGGTGACAAGGTAAAGGTTCTGGTTCGCCCGGATGAAATCATCATCATTCCAGAAAACGGCGATAGTGAGAACATGGCATAA
- a CDS encoding HAD family phosphatase has protein sequence MTQLGAVLFDMDGVLFDSEPIHEKIFIEFAAELGFVCPPDEYRQLIGTSSVSQWRLMKDKYGLNATPQELSDTKMEHYKTFLGATKGLLPIPGIVSLLDDLQMQNIPFALASSNTTDVIEATLSAIGLNTMLTTRVGGNDVPQAKPAPDIFLLAAEKLGVSPADCVVIEDSTNGVLAAKNAGMRCIGFDNPNSPGQELSKADVRLSSLDNLTLNKIQSLILN, from the coding sequence ATGACACAGCTAGGTGCAGTCCTTTTCGACATGGACGGCGTTCTTTTTGACTCGGAACCCATCCACGAAAAAATATTCATCGAATTTGCCGCTGAACTCGGATTCGTCTGCCCGCCGGACGAATACCGTCAACTCATCGGTACTTCCAGTGTCAGCCAGTGGCGGCTCATGAAGGATAAGTATGGGCTTAATGCCACACCGCAAGAGCTTTCGGATACCAAAATGGAGCATTACAAGACCTTCCTCGGGGCGACCAAAGGGCTACTCCCCATTCCGGGCATCGTCTCCCTGCTCGACGACCTACAGATGCAGAATATCCCTTTCGCCCTGGCTTCTTCCAATACAACGGACGTCATTGAAGCCACTCTGTCAGCCATTGGTCTGAACACGATGTTGACAACACGCGTTGGGGGCAATGACGTGCCGCAGGCCAAACCGGCCCCGGACATTTTCCTGCTGGCCGCCGAGAAACTCGGCGTCTCCCCTGCTGACTGCGTTGTTATCGAAGACTCCACCAACGGTGTGCTGGCTGCCAAAAATGCAGGCATGCGCTGCATCGGCTTCGACAATCCGAACTCACCGGGCCAGGAATTATCCAAGGCAGATGTCCGGCTTTCAAGCCTGGATAATTTGACACTCAACAAAATCCAGAGTCTTATTCTCAATTAA
- the tpx gene encoding thiol peroxidase, protein MSERTGVITFQGNPLTLIGPEIKVGDAAPDFTVAANDMSPATMADYAGKVLIIAAVPSLDTPVCDMETRRFNTEAAALGDDVKILTISMDLPFAQARWCGAAGVEAVQTLSDHAGASFGENWGTLIKELRLLARAVFVVGKDGKVVYVEYLKEITEEPDYAAALEAARQVVG, encoded by the coding sequence ATGAGTGAACGTACTGGAGTTATTACTTTTCAGGGCAATCCGTTGACCTTGATCGGTCCTGAAATCAAGGTTGGTGACGCTGCTCCTGATTTTACCGTTGCTGCTAACGACATGTCTCCTGCCACAATGGCTGATTATGCAGGTAAAGTGTTGATTATCGCCGCCGTGCCGTCTCTGGACACCCCCGTGTGCGATATGGAAACCCGCCGCTTCAACACCGAGGCCGCAGCCCTGGGCGATGACGTGAAAATTCTGACGATCAGTATGGATTTGCCGTTTGCCCAAGCCCGCTGGTGCGGTGCTGCCGGCGTCGAAGCCGTCCAGACGTTGTCTGACCATGCCGGAGCATCCTTTGGTGAAAACTGGGGAACACTTATCAAGGAACTGCGTCTTCTAGCTCGCGCAGTCTTTGTTGTCGGTAAGGATGGCAAGGTTGTCTACGTCGAGTATCTGAAGGAAATTACAGAGGAACCAGATTATGCAGCAGCCCTTGAGGCAGCTCGACAAGTTGTTGGATAA
- a CDS encoding 4Fe-4S dicluster domain-containing protein, with the protein MPYQPRLMESACIRFKGGECTSCADVCPSKAISLSRAPSVAGGLCLSCGACASACPVDAVKHRSTAQLLKKIASLCPTATISVGCFAIPFVPAGMVQLDGCLSAIGLDALAALALADVETIQFVHGHCDKCPKGDHCHLFVKTLRALRTACPDSVEKMKCVLKDSSPQVAANTMTRRGLFNMFGSCKDAVSSPVTADDSFFSHLLGLDSKRVRLHTVFGSLSCVLSVPETVRIAEIEITQSCTGCGACSRICPVNALEFIADTHNFSIRFMAWKCVDCGLCIKSCLSGSIERRPATLESLTNEIPSTLYAGSLKECKRCKVRSTTLKNGYCSICAHSLNL; encoded by the coding sequence ATGCCGTACCAACCTCGTCTTATGGAAAGTGCGTGTATTCGCTTCAAGGGTGGAGAGTGTACTTCCTGCGCTGATGTGTGCCCTTCAAAAGCCATTTCCCTTTCGAGAGCACCCTCTGTTGCCGGTGGGCTCTGCCTGTCGTGTGGAGCATGTGCTTCCGCTTGTCCTGTTGATGCGGTAAAACACAGATCGACAGCTCAGCTCCTGAAAAAGATCGCCTCTCTTTGTCCAACTGCCACCATTTCCGTGGGGTGTTTTGCCATCCCCTTTGTCCCTGCGGGAATGGTGCAGTTGGATGGTTGTCTTTCAGCAATCGGATTGGATGCTTTGGCTGCTTTGGCTCTTGCTGATGTTGAAACCATTCAGTTTGTCCACGGTCATTGTGATAAATGCCCGAAGGGGGATCATTGTCATCTGTTTGTCAAAACGCTGAGAGCATTGCGTACGGCATGTCCAGACTCTGTTGAAAAAATGAAATGTGTATTGAAAGATTCGTCTCCCCAGGTTGCTGCAAACACCATGACCCGGCGAGGGCTTTTCAATATGTTCGGTTCGTGCAAAGACGCTGTGTCCTCTCCTGTGACGGCTGACGACTCGTTCTTTTCTCACCTCCTGGGTTTGGATTCGAAACGCGTGCGACTGCATACGGTATTCGGCTCGCTGTCGTGTGTGCTGTCTGTGCCGGAAACCGTACGCATCGCAGAAATCGAAATAACGCAGTCATGTACCGGATGTGGAGCCTGCTCTCGCATTTGTCCGGTGAATGCGCTTGAGTTTATCGCCGATACACATAATTTTTCAATCCGTTTCATGGCCTGGAAATGCGTTGATTGCGGCCTGTGCATCAAGTCATGCCTTTCTGGAAGTATAGAGCGTCGTCCCGCTACCCTTGAATCTTTAACGAATGAGATCCCGAGCACTCTTTATGCTGGCTCTCTTAAGGAATGCAAACGGTGTAAGGTTCGGTCGACAACGTTGAAAAATGGATATTGCAGCATTTGTGCTCATTCACTCAATTTGTGA
- a CDS encoding molecular chaperone TorD family protein, translating into MEKSDTYFAAAIVCAFFGRVFLHDPEKEFITQVHDENLLAEWPLDTTPDVKGSLDVLSTCIADLDDQGVGLLQDDYNSLFVIPDSAVPVWESVWTTKERLLFGDPTFAVREAYARYGVVAPKLNNEPDDHIGLELDFMARLFALSADAMEAGDAVKAAECAEDVRTFYQDHFGKWAKDCLSEIASKATTAYYKSMARLCMDTMDSLPGILEQ; encoded by the coding sequence ATGGAAAAATCAGATACATATTTTGCTGCAGCTATAGTATGCGCGTTTTTCGGCAGAGTTTTTTTGCACGACCCGGAAAAAGAATTCATTACACAGGTTCATGATGAGAACCTCTTGGCAGAGTGGCCCCTTGATACAACCCCGGACGTAAAAGGTTCTCTTGATGTGTTGAGTACATGCATTGCCGATCTTGACGATCAGGGAGTGGGCCTTTTGCAGGATGATTACAATTCGTTGTTTGTCATTCCCGATTCCGCTGTCCCCGTATGGGAATCCGTATGGACCACCAAGGAACGGCTTCTCTTCGGTGATCCAACTTTTGCAGTGCGCGAAGCGTATGCGCGCTACGGTGTTGTCGCGCCCAAGTTGAACAATGAGCCGGATGACCACATCGGTTTGGAACTGGACTTCATGGCGCGTCTGTTTGCTTTGTCGGCTGATGCGATGGAAGCAGGGGATGCTGTCAAAGCTGCTGAGTGCGCAGAAGATGTCAGGACTTTTTATCAGGATCATTTCGGGAAATGGGCAAAGGATTGTCTGTCGGAAATTGCATCGAAAGCGACCACGGCTTATTATAAATCAATGGCCAGACTGTGCATGGACACCATGGATTCTCTGCCCGGGATTTTGGAACAATAA
- a CDS encoding DmsC/YnfH family molybdoenzyme membrane anchor subunit, translating to MLFNEWSLVVFTILVQTAIGMLLVSEVARVVSPSSTGKSFSWQLPAISLVTGASLLFSLGHLGTPMHSIYTILNAGSSWLSREILATGGFFASVVALTVIRMKDPEAKATGVSVVAGLLGLVTVFVMSKVYMLQTVPVWDSVSTMLGFYGTTLILGSIAGGALFGIQSNKGETIEKSDYVRIAGTFIVAAVLGLGLKFVGVPLNVISLDATNNMGVSGIDVLTMGGTFLFVACVALTFLGIAVFAWGVYKIVASKGMTAMTNISLCAFGLVLAGEIVGRLVFYGTYLRIGL from the coding sequence ATGCTCTTTAATGAATGGAGTCTGGTCGTTTTCACCATCCTCGTACAAACAGCTATTGGCATGCTGTTGGTGTCTGAAGTCGCGCGGGTTGTTTCGCCGTCTTCGACAGGGAAAAGCTTTTCTTGGCAGCTTCCGGCAATCAGTCTGGTGACCGGTGCTTCCCTGCTGTTCTCTCTGGGACACCTTGGAACTCCCATGCATAGCATTTATACGATTCTCAATGCGGGGTCTTCGTGGTTGAGTCGTGAGATTCTCGCCACAGGCGGTTTTTTTGCCTCGGTTGTGGCTTTGACCGTTATTCGCATGAAAGATCCGGAAGCCAAGGCTACCGGAGTTTCTGTGGTTGCAGGTCTCCTGGGACTTGTCACCGTATTTGTCATGTCCAAAGTCTATATGCTTCAAACTGTGCCGGTATGGGACAGCGTTTCAACTATGCTGGGATTTTACGGTACCACGTTGATTCTTGGTTCCATTGCAGGCGGCGCGCTGTTCGGCATCCAAAGCAACAAGGGTGAAACGATTGAAAAGAGTGATTATGTCCGTATTGCAGGTACATTTATCGTTGCGGCCGTTCTTGGTCTGGGACTGAAGTTTGTGGGCGTACCGCTCAATGTGATCTCACTTGATGCGACCAATAATATGGGTGTTTCCGGCATTGATGTACTGACAATGGGAGGAACATTCCTTTTCGTAGCGTGCGTTGCGTTGACGTTCCTTGGAATAGCCGTGTTCGCATGGGGTGTATACAAAATCGTTGCATCCAAGGGAATGACTGCCATGACCAACATCAGTCTGTGCGCTTTCGGGCTTGTTCTTGCCGGTGAAATTGTCGGCAGGCTCGTGTTCTATGGTACCTACCTCCGAATTGGACTGTAA
- a CDS encoding DMSO/selenate family reductase complex B subunit, with the protein MIACIDKNDLPDGVLFRRVTEYAGGDWIQDKNGAYEQNIFAYYLSVSCNHCENPICVRSCPTTAMHKDENGIVIVDHDKCVGCRYCEWGCPYSAPQYNAKKGKMEKCDFCRDYLEQGKPPACVAACPTRALEFGEYEDLVAKHGASQVVAPLPDPSITYPNLIVSANRNAQPAGSRLGTIQNPEEV; encoded by the coding sequence ATGATCGCATGCATTGACAAAAATGATCTCCCGGATGGTGTCCTTTTCAGGCGTGTCACGGAGTATGCCGGTGGTGATTGGATACAAGACAAGAACGGTGCATACGAACAGAACATATTTGCCTATTACCTGTCTGTGTCGTGCAATCATTGCGAGAACCCGATTTGCGTTCGTTCCTGTCCGACTACGGCCATGCACAAGGATGAAAACGGTATCGTCATTGTCGACCATGATAAGTGCGTCGGATGTCGTTACTGTGAGTGGGGATGCCCCTATTCCGCGCCGCAATACAATGCGAAAAAAGGCAAAATGGAAAAATGCGATTTTTGTCGTGACTATCTGGAGCAGGGCAAGCCGCCGGCATGCGTGGCGGCCTGTCCCACTCGTGCTCTTGAGTTTGGGGAATATGAAGATCTGGTTGCCAAGCATGGAGCTTCTCAAGTCGTCGCTCCGCTGCCTGACCCGTCGATTACGTATCCCAACCTGATAGTTTCAGCCAACCGCAATGCGCAACCGGCCGGATCTCGTCTTGGTACAATTCAAAATCCTGAGGAGGTGTAG
- a CDS encoding DMSO/selenate family reductase complex A subunit: MDKEKSEQTPVEGGLGRRKFLKWSAALGGVTALSGTGVFYGLRSVESAEPFADKVVWTSCNVNCGSRCALRAFVKDGVVTRVETDNKGDDVYGDHQVRACLRGRSMRHRIYAPDRLKYPMKRVGKRGEGKFERISWDEALDGIAKSLGDTIEKWGNESVYLNYGTGNLGAVLSKSWPTGSTPVARLMNCLGGYLNQYGTYSDAQIDMALPYTFGKGWVRGNLLSDIVNSKLVVFFGNNPAATRMSGGGLVHDVIQARKKGNARIIVIDPRFTDTATTLADEWIPIRPGTDAALVCGLAYVMISENLVDNDFIKRCTVGYDEDSMPEGVPAGNSYKSYILGKGKDAEAKTPEWASKITGIPARRIIQLAREIGQAKPCYISQGWSVQRQANGENNCRAISMLPILTGNVGVQGGNTGARESGFGIPFAPFPVLQNPVKTSISCFTWTDAIERGTEMTAKRDGVQGRDRLDVPIKFIWNYAGNCLVNQHSDSNRTSEILADDSKCETVVVVDNFMTPSAKFADYLLPATSNLEEDDFAPQGFASEMGYVVFAEKVVEPLFESRTIFDICAGVAERLGAGQTYTEGRTRAQWVEYVYQKSREKLPELPAKLKDAFAMGIYKQEKPGLPPVPYKEFRDDPEGHPLKSPSGKLEIFSKQLWDIAHEWELAEGDVISGLPEYVPTWEGVSDPLKKEFPLQLIGHHYKQRTHSTYGNVDWLKKVAPQELWINPMDAEERGIVHGGKVKVFNGRGVVYTTAKVTPRIMPGVLTLPEGAWFTPGKDGADHGGCVNVLTTLRPSPLAKGNPQHTNLVQVEKA, encoded by the coding sequence ATGGATAAAGAAAAATCAGAGCAAACCCCGGTTGAAGGGGGGCTTGGAAGACGTAAATTCCTGAAATGGAGTGCTGCGCTCGGTGGGGTGACAGCCCTGTCGGGGACAGGTGTTTTTTACGGTCTTCGGTCTGTCGAGAGCGCAGAGCCTTTCGCCGACAAGGTCGTGTGGACATCATGCAATGTCAACTGCGGTAGCCGTTGCGCCTTACGTGCCTTTGTTAAGGACGGAGTGGTCACCCGTGTCGAGACAGACAACAAGGGTGATGATGTTTATGGCGATCATCAGGTTCGAGCGTGTCTTCGCGGTCGTTCCATGCGCCACCGTATTTATGCACCGGATCGTTTGAAGTACCCCATGAAGCGCGTGGGCAAACGTGGTGAAGGCAAATTTGAACGTATCTCGTGGGATGAGGCGTTGGATGGTATCGCAAAGAGTCTGGGCGACACCATTGAAAAGTGGGGCAATGAATCAGTGTACCTGAATTACGGCACAGGCAACCTTGGAGCAGTCTTGTCCAAGTCCTGGCCGACGGGGTCCACTCCTGTCGCCCGTCTCATGAACTGTCTGGGCGGCTATCTAAACCAGTATGGAACATATAGTGACGCACAGATTGACATGGCGTTGCCGTATACCTTTGGTAAAGGGTGGGTCCGAGGCAATCTTCTGTCGGATATCGTGAACAGCAAGCTGGTTGTATTTTTCGGTAACAATCCCGCTGCAACCCGCATGAGCGGTGGCGGTCTTGTGCATGACGTGATCCAGGCCAGGAAAAAAGGAAATGCACGGATCATTGTTATTGATCCCCGTTTTACGGACACAGCCACAACGTTGGCTGACGAATGGATTCCCATTCGTCCAGGCACTGATGCCGCTCTTGTTTGTGGCCTTGCGTATGTGATGATTTCCGAGAATCTTGTTGATAACGATTTTATCAAGCGGTGTACCGTTGGATATGATGAAGACTCCATGCCAGAAGGGGTCCCGGCTGGTAATTCTTATAAGTCGTATATCCTTGGCAAAGGAAAGGATGCTGAGGCAAAGACGCCTGAGTGGGCTTCGAAGATTACGGGAATCCCTGCTCGTCGCATTATTCAGCTTGCCCGTGAGATAGGACAGGCTAAGCCTTGTTATATTTCTCAGGGCTGGTCCGTACAGCGTCAGGCCAACGGTGAGAACAACTGTCGTGCCATTAGCATGCTGCCTATCCTTACCGGCAATGTCGGCGTGCAAGGTGGCAACACCGGTGCCCGTGAAAGTGGGTTCGGAATCCCGTTTGCTCCTTTCCCGGTTCTTCAAAATCCGGTCAAGACGTCCATATCCTGTTTCACCTGGACCGATGCCATTGAGCGCGGCACGGAAATGACCGCAAAAAGAGATGGTGTTCAGGGTCGTGACCGTTTGGACGTTCCCATCAAATTCATTTGGAACTATGCTGGCAACTGTCTCGTGAATCAGCATTCCGACAGCAATCGGACGTCGGAAATTCTGGCTGACGACAGTAAGTGTGAAACAGTTGTGGTCGTGGATAATTTCATGACTCCAAGTGCTAAATTCGCTGATTACCTTTTGCCTGCGACTTCGAATCTTGAAGAAGATGACTTTGCACCTCAAGGTTTTGCTTCGGAAATGGGCTATGTTGTTTTTGCAGAAAAAGTCGTTGAGCCGCTTTTTGAGAGCCGTACTATCTTTGACATTTGTGCAGGTGTTGCTGAGCGTTTGGGCGCTGGACAGACATACACCGAGGGGCGCACCCGTGCACAGTGGGTTGAATATGTCTATCAGAAGTCACGTGAAAAACTGCCTGAACTTCCAGCCAAGCTTAAGGATGCCTTTGCCATGGGTATTTACAAGCAGGAAAAACCCGGCCTGCCGCCAGTTCCCTACAAGGAATTTCGGGATGATCCTGAAGGCCACCCTTTGAAGAGTCCTTCCGGCAAGTTGGAAATCTTCTCCAAACAGTTATGGGATATTGCCCATGAATGGGAACTCGCTGAAGGTGACGTTATTTCCGGCCTTCCGGAATACGTTCCCACTTGGGAAGGCGTTTCCGATCCGTTGAAAAAGGAATTCCCTTTGCAGTTGATCGGTCATCATTACAAACAACGGACGCACTCCACCTATGGCAATGTGGACTGGCTGAAAAAAGTCGCTCCGCAGGAACTTTGGATTAACCCCATGGATGCTGAAGAACGTGGCATTGTCCACGGCGGAAAGGTCAAGGTCTTCAACGGCCGAGGCGTGGTTTATACCACGGCAAAGGTCACACCCCGTATCATGCCTGGTGTTTTGACCCTGCCCGAGGGAGCCTGGTTTACTCCCGGCAAGGATGGAGCCGACCACGGCGGCTGTGTGAACGTTCTGACGACGCTTCGGCCTTCACCGTTGGCAAAGGGTAACCCTCAGCATACCAACCTTGTCCAGGTCGAAAAGGCGTAA